A single Gambusia affinis linkage group LG20, SWU_Gaff_1.0, whole genome shotgun sequence DNA region contains:
- the LOC122823713 gene encoding cytochrome b-c1 complex subunit 2, mitochondrial isoform X2: MKGIRGISQLSTRLYAAQAARKVEVTGFQLQDVQVSKLPSGLVITSLENYSPASKIGVFIKAGCRYETPDNQGVTHLLRLASNLTTKGASAFKICRGIEAVGGSLSVSSSRENMMYVVDCLRDDIDTVMEFLINVTTAPEFRPWEVSDLKPRVKLDKAQVAQNPQLGVVEALHAAAYKNALCNSLYCPDHMVDHIHSEHLHQFVQNNFTSARMALVGLGVEHSVLKQVGEQFLNIRGGAGATGAKAQYRGGEVRLSSLSGLVHSAVVSQSAAAGTGEAMAFSVLQHILGAGPHIKRGSGGSGKLVQEVAKATADPFDVSAFNASYSDSGLFGVYTISQAAAAGDVIRAALGQVRAVAEGGVTAADLTQAKAKLKGQFLMSLEASEGLLEVMGSQALVDGSYQTQEEISKNIDNVSLTAVANAAKKFVTGKKTMASSGNLTKTPFVDEL, encoded by the exons aCGAGGCTTTACGCAGCCCAGGCTGCCCGTAAGGTGGAGGTGACTGGGTTTCAGCTTCAGGATGTGCAG GTCAGCAAGCTGCCCAGCGGACTGGTGATCACGTCTCTGGAGAACTACTCCCCAGCCTCCAAAATTGGGGTCTTCATCAAGGCCGGCTGTCGCTATGAAACCCCTGACAACCAAGGTGTCACCCACCTGCTCAGGCTGGCCTCCAACCTG ACAACCAAAGGAGCGTCAGCGTTCAAAATCTGCCGCGGCATTGAGGCGGTGGGAGGCAGCCTGAG CGTGAGTTCGTCCAGAGAGAATATGATGTACGTAGTGGACTGCCTGAGAGACGACAT CGACACAGTGATGGAGTTTCTGATCAACGTGACGACGGCTCCCGAGTTCCGTCCCTGGGAAGTGTCTGACCTCAAGCCCAGGGTCAAGCTGGACAAAGCACAAGTGGCACAGAACCCCCAGTTAG GTGTGGTCGAAGCTCTCCATGCAGCAGCTTATAAGAACGCTCTGTGTAACTCCCTGTACTGTCCTGACCACATGGTTGACCACATCCATTCTGAACAC CTTCACCAGTTTGTCCAAAACAATTTCACAAGTGCAAGAATGGCTCTTGTAGGACTTG GTGTGGAGCACTCTGTGCTGAAGCAGGTCGGGGAGCAGTTCCTCAACATCCGCGGCGGAGCCGGAGCCACCGGGGCCAAGGCGCAGTACCGCGGTG GAGAGGTCCGTCTGTCCAGCCTGAGTGGACTGGTCCACTCTGCCGTGGTGAGCCAGTCGGCTGCAGCCGGCACTGGGGAAGCCATGGCGTTCAGCGTGCTGCAGCACATCCTGGGAGCCGGCCCGCACATCAAGAGGGGCTCCGGCGGCTCCGGCAAGCTGGTCCAGGAGGTCGCCAAGGCAACCGCTGACCCCTTTGAT GTTAGCGCTTTCAATGCCAGCTACTCTGACTCCGGTCTGTTTGGAGTCTACACCATCTCCCAGGCTGCAGCGGCTGGTGAT GTGATCAGGGCCGCCCTGGGCCAGGTTAGGGCTGTTGCTGAGGGTGGAGTCACAGCTGCTGACCTGACTCAGGCCAA gGCTAAGCTAAAAGGTCAGTTCCTGATGTCTCTGGAAGCGTCTGAGGGTCTGCTGGAGGTCATGGGCTCTCAGGCTCTGGTTGATGGATCCTACCAGACTCAAGAAGAAATCTCCAAGAACATTGACAACGTCTCCCTGACTGCTGTTGCAAat GCTGCCAAGAAGTTTGTGACGGGCAAGAAGACGATGGCGTCTTCTGGCAACCTCACAAAAACTCCCTTTGTGGACGAACTTTAA
- the LOC122823713 gene encoding cytochrome b-c1 complex subunit 2, mitochondrial isoform X1: MKGIRGISQLSRRFYAAGQSLTELLVGLKLSPGAAHSYQDVHVSKLPSGLVITSLENYSPASKIGVFIKAGCRYETPDNQGVTHLLRLASNLTTKGASAFKICRGIEAVGGSLSVSSSRENMMYVVDCLRDDIDTVMEFLINVTTAPEFRPWEVSDLKPRVKLDKAQVAQNPQLGVVEALHAAAYKNALCNSLYCPDHMVDHIHSEHLHQFVQNNFTSARMALVGLGVEHSVLKQVGEQFLNIRGGAGATGAKAQYRGGEVRLSSLSGLVHSAVVSQSAAAGTGEAMAFSVLQHILGAGPHIKRGSGGSGKLVQEVAKATADPFDVSAFNASYSDSGLFGVYTISQAAAAGDVIRAALGQVRAVAEGGVTAADLTQAKAKLKGQFLMSLEASEGLLEVMGSQALVDGSYQTQEEISKNIDNVSLTAVANAAKKFVTGKKTMASSGNLTKTPFVDEL, translated from the exons AGACGCTTCTATGCCGCGGGCCAGTCCCTTACCGAGCTTCTGGTTGGTCTGAAGCTCTCTCCGGGGGCTGCCCACTCCTACCAGGACGTTCAT GTCAGCAAGCTGCCCAGCGGACTGGTGATCACGTCTCTGGAGAACTACTCCCCAGCCTCCAAAATTGGGGTCTTCATCAAGGCCGGCTGTCGCTATGAAACCCCTGACAACCAAGGTGTCACCCACCTGCTCAGGCTGGCCTCCAACCTG ACAACCAAAGGAGCGTCAGCGTTCAAAATCTGCCGCGGCATTGAGGCGGTGGGAGGCAGCCTGAG CGTGAGTTCGTCCAGAGAGAATATGATGTACGTAGTGGACTGCCTGAGAGACGACAT CGACACAGTGATGGAGTTTCTGATCAACGTGACGACGGCTCCCGAGTTCCGTCCCTGGGAAGTGTCTGACCTCAAGCCCAGGGTCAAGCTGGACAAAGCACAAGTGGCACAGAACCCCCAGTTAG GTGTGGTCGAAGCTCTCCATGCAGCAGCTTATAAGAACGCTCTGTGTAACTCCCTGTACTGTCCTGACCACATGGTTGACCACATCCATTCTGAACAC CTTCACCAGTTTGTCCAAAACAATTTCACAAGTGCAAGAATGGCTCTTGTAGGACTTG GTGTGGAGCACTCTGTGCTGAAGCAGGTCGGGGAGCAGTTCCTCAACATCCGCGGCGGAGCCGGAGCCACCGGGGCCAAGGCGCAGTACCGCGGTG GAGAGGTCCGTCTGTCCAGCCTGAGTGGACTGGTCCACTCTGCCGTGGTGAGCCAGTCGGCTGCAGCCGGCACTGGGGAAGCCATGGCGTTCAGCGTGCTGCAGCACATCCTGGGAGCCGGCCCGCACATCAAGAGGGGCTCCGGCGGCTCCGGCAAGCTGGTCCAGGAGGTCGCCAAGGCAACCGCTGACCCCTTTGAT GTTAGCGCTTTCAATGCCAGCTACTCTGACTCCGGTCTGTTTGGAGTCTACACCATCTCCCAGGCTGCAGCGGCTGGTGAT GTGATCAGGGCCGCCCTGGGCCAGGTTAGGGCTGTTGCTGAGGGTGGAGTCACAGCTGCTGACCTGACTCAGGCCAA gGCTAAGCTAAAAGGTCAGTTCCTGATGTCTCTGGAAGCGTCTGAGGGTCTGCTGGAGGTCATGGGCTCTCAGGCTCTGGTTGATGGATCCTACCAGACTCAAGAAGAAATCTCCAAGAACATTGACAACGTCTCCCTGACTGCTGTTGCAAat GCTGCCAAGAAGTTTGTGACGGGCAAGAAGACGATGGCGTCTTCTGGCAACCTCACAAAAACTCCCTTTGTGGACGAACTTTAA
- the tmem235b gene encoding LOW QUALITY PROTEIN: transmembrane protein 235 (The sequence of the model RefSeq protein was modified relative to this genomic sequence to represent the inferred CDS: deleted 1 base in 1 codon) — MPEFSYSRSEIYLGFFVFLFLNALVRCRDGGKLWITAGDSALRTKPSLQPRTMKVTFGALVITAGVCGVLSFAFLATSLATDYWYIIEMNSMNATESEDMSSHSGLWRIHEGGKIHPDSIDSFAADSSKYTETELRMLNMHRVIVVMLPLSLVLLLFGGICGLVSALARSPVLLTGTACYFFISSLLTLCGASLYIVYSYQALAETKRLVGPEGLAYIHTSFGWSLGLAWLSYGLELLAGTLLLIAAQMARIRQRGPSKA; from the exons ATGCCAGAATTTTCTTACAGTCGTTCGGAAATAtatctg ggtttttttgtttttcttttcctgaacGCTCTCGTGCGTTGCAGAGACGGTGGGAAGCTTTGGATCACCGCCGGGGACTCCGCGTTACGCACGAAGCCGAGCCTTCAGCCGCGCACCATGAAGGTAACCTTTGGCGCTCTGGTCATCACTGCCGGGGTCTGCGGCGTTCTCAGCTTCGCCTTTCTGGCGACTTCCCTCGCAACCGATTATTGGTACATCATAGAGATGAACTCGATGAACGCGACCGAGTCTGAGGACATGAGCTCTCACTCAGGATTGTGGCGCATCCACGAAG GAGGGAAGATTCATCCTGACTCCATTGATTCATTTGCAGCCGATTCCTCCAAATACACTGAGACCGAACTGCGCATGCTGA ACATGCACAGAGTCATCGTGGTGATGCTGCCGCTCAGCCTGGTTCTCCTGTTGTTTGGGGGAATCTGCGGACTGGTCAGCGCCCTGGCTCGGAGCCCCGTCCTGCTCACCGGCACGGCCTGTTACTTCTTCATCAGCA GCCTGCTGACTCTTTGCGGTGCGAGTCTCTACATCGTCTACTCCTACCAAGCGCTGGCGGAGACGAAGCGCCTGGTGGGGCCTGAGGGCCTGGCCTACATCCACACCTCCTTCGGCTGGTCTCTGGGCCTCGCCTGGCTCTCCTACGGCCTGGAGCTGCTCGCCGGAACTCTGCTGCTCATAGCCGCACAAATGGCCAGGATACGGCAGAGAGGGCCCAGTAAGGCCTGA
- the birc5a gene encoding baculoviral IAP repeat-containing protein 5a: protein MDPLDEKDIKFYFFENRLKTFQGWPFDEDCACTPENMARAGFIHTPSENSPDTAMCFFCLKELEGWEPEDDPEKEHRSHSSSCHFIALKKKVEDLTVEEFFKLQKERHKFIVNKTGNEAIAKFEEAASLRRAAIIKTAMGEE, encoded by the exons ATGGACCCGTTGGACGAAAAGGATATCAAGTTCTATTTTTTTGAGAACAGACTTAAAACCTTTCAAGGGTGGCCGTTTGACGAAGACTGCGCGTGCACTCCTGAGAAC ATGGCCAGAGCCGGTTTCATCCACACGCCGTCCGAGAACAGCCCAGACACGGCCATGTGTTTCTTCTGCCTCAAGGAGCTGGAAGGCTGGGAGCCAGAGGACGACCCAGA GAAGGAACACAGATCCCATTCGTCATCCTGCCACTTTATCGCCCTGAAGAAAAAAGTAGAGGATCTGACCGTGGAAGAATTCTTCAAACTCCAGAAGGAGAGACACAAATTCATAGTT AACAAAACTGGAAACGAGGCCATTGCCAAGTTTGAGGAAGCAGCCAGCCTGAGGCGAGCGGCCATCATTAAGACGGCCATGGGAGAGGAGTGA